One genomic window of Malaciobacter molluscorum LMG 25693 includes the following:
- the groL gene encoding chaperonin GroEL (60 kDa chaperone family; promotes refolding of misfolded polypeptides especially under stressful conditions; forms two stacked rings of heptamers to form a barrel-shaped 14mer; ends can be capped by GroES; misfolded proteins enter the barrel where they are refolded when GroES binds): MAKEVRFSDNARNKLFAGVEKLADAVKVTMGPRGRNVLLQKSFGAPNITKDGVSVAREIELEDTLENMGAQLVKEVASKTADEAGDGTTTATVLAYSIFKEGLRNVTAGANPITLKRGMDKASEAVLNELKKLSKEVANKTEIEQVATISANSDNAIGAMIAEAMDKVGKDGVITVEEAKGISDELDVVEGMQFDRGYLSPYFVTNSEKMLAELENPYILLYDKKISNLKEMLPILEAVNQSGRPLLIVAEDVDGEALATLVVNRLRGSLNIAAVKAPGFGDRRKAMLEDIAVLTGGTVISEEMGMTLDGATIDTLGTASRVVIDKDNTTIVNGSGTAEAVEARVGQIRNEIANTTSDYDREKLQERLAKLSGGVAVIKVGAATETEMKEKKDRVDDALSATRAAVEEGIVIGGGAALIKAAAKVNLELDGDEQIGADIVLRAISAPLKQISTNAGFDAGVVENEVKKADSDTYGFDAASGKYVDMFEAGIVDPAKVERVAMQNAVSVASLLLTTEATVTDIKEDKQTPAMPDMGGMGGMPGMM, translated from the coding sequence ATGGCAAAAGAAGTAAGATTTAGTGATAATGCAAGAAATAAATTATTTGCTGGTGTAGAAAAATTAGCAGATGCTGTTAAAGTTACAATGGGACCTAGAGGAAGAAATGTTTTATTACAAAAATCTTTTGGTGCACCAAATATTACTAAAGATGGTGTATCTGTTGCAAGAGAAATTGAATTAGAAGATACTTTAGAAAATATGGGAGCACAACTTGTTAAAGAAGTTGCTTCAAAAACAGCTGATGAAGCTGGTGATGGTACGACTACAGCAACAGTTTTAGCTTATTCAATTTTTAAAGAAGGTTTAAGAAATGTAACTGCTGGAGCAAATCCAATCACTTTAAAAAGAGGTATGGATAAAGCATCTGAAGCTGTATTAAACGAATTAAAAAAATTATCAAAAGAAGTTGCAAATAAAACTGAAATTGAACAAGTAGCAACAATTTCTGCTAACTCAGATAATGCTATTGGTGCTATGATTGCTGAAGCTATGGATAAAGTAGGAAAAGATGGTGTTATTACTGTTGAAGAGGCAAAAGGTATTTCTGATGAGTTAGATGTTGTAGAAGGTATGCAATTTGATAGAGGTTATTTATCTCCATATTTTGTAACAAACTCTGAAAAAATGTTAGCAGAATTAGAAAATCCATATATTTTACTTTATGATAAAAAAATCTCTAATTTAAAAGAAATGTTACCTATTTTAGAAGCTGTTAATCAATCAGGAAGACCTTTATTAATAGTTGCTGAAGATGTAGATGGTGAAGCATTAGCTACTTTAGTTGTAAATAGATTAAGAGGTTCTTTAAATATTGCTGCGGTTAAAGCTCCAGGTTTTGGTGATAGAAGAAAAGCTATGCTTGAAGATATTGCTGTATTAACTGGAGGTACAGTTATTTCAGAAGAGATGGGAATGACTTTAGATGGTGCAACAATTGATACTTTAGGTACAGCTTCTAGAGTTGTTATTGATAAAGATAATACAACTATTGTAAATGGTTCAGGTACTGCTGAAGCTGTTGAAGCAAGAGTTGGACAAATTAGAAATGAAATTGCAAATACTACAAGTGATTATGATAGAGAAAAATTACAAGAAAGACTTGCAAAACTTTCTGGTGGAGTTGCAGTAATTAAAGTTGGTGCTGCTACAGAAACTGAAATGAAAGAGAAAAAAGATAGAGTTGATGATGCATTAAGTGCAACAAGAGCTGCTGTTGAAGAAGGAATTGTAATTGGTGGAGGTGCAGCATTAATTAAAGCTGCTGCTAAAGTAAATTTAGAACTTGATGGTGATGAACAAATTGGTGCAGATATTGTATTAAGAGCAATTTCAGCTCCTTTAAAACAAATTTCTACAAATGCAGGATTTGATGCTGGTGTTGTAGAAAATGAAGTTAAAAAAGCTGATAGTGATACTTATGGATTTGATGCAGCTAGTGGAAAATATGTTGATATGTTTGAAGCTGGTATTGTTGATCCTGCAAAAGTTGAAAGAGTTGCTATGCAAAATGCAGTATCAGTGGCATCACTTCTTTTAACAACTGAAGCAACTGTTACAGATATAAAAGAAGATAAACAAACTCCTGCAATGCCTGATATGGGTGGAATGGGTGGAATGCCTGGTATGATGTAA
- a CDS encoding HAMP domain-containing methyl-accepting chemotaxis protein has product MSIKNKIIGSFSILIVVLILSNIYVGYNIDSIKTNVTNLVHKDFKGIDSLLEGDRDSYQSSVALSQMINYGLTFLLEADRDSIQSNVYVSIIINKKDEQEMDKLIKSATSNLQQVKDRFDKFKKLLFPEMQDKKEKFDNFYKLYSKIKSDTENLLGMIEEKKFKEAKKYYFEHYLNDYNVMRGVLDSFTEDTYKVIAKNQINTDSAIASSLTTFIIVSVFSILVAIFFSFYLSRVIKVRISDFNKGLLGFFSYLNNETSDVKLLSTKENDEIAKLSEIVNENIENTKTLLEKDTAIINDVKRVVEEVKSGNLDNKVNLSTHNKGLEELKTSLNEMLDSMSKAISNDLNKIKIALEEFQKLNFTHRIENATGGTVDGLNDLANIINDMLVNNKTNGITLQNSATTLLENVDILSKSSNEAAASLEETAAAIEQITSNIRHNTENVVKMASNANELKSSANEGENLATQTTKAMDAINEQTQAIAEAITVIDQIAFQTNILSLNAAVEAATAGEAGKGFAVVAQEVRNLASRSAEAAKEIKDLVENATSKANDGKNISDKMITGYSSLNKNISLTLDLIGDVETASKEQQTGISQINDTVNMLDRQTQQNASVASETKTIADETSKIANDIVKDANEKNFIGKDDIDKNKRKIQSSSVSKSKPSLNTKQSEPIKSQKVDTKSKTIKDTSSDDEWESF; this is encoded by the coding sequence ATGAGTATTAAGAATAAAATAATTGGATCATTTTCTATATTGATTGTTGTTTTGATTTTATCTAATATTTATGTTGGATACAACATTGATAGCATTAAAACAAATGTTACTAATTTGGTTCACAAAGATTTTAAAGGAATAGATTCTTTACTTGAAGGGGATAGAGATTCATATCAATCAAGTGTTGCTTTATCACAAATGATAAATTATGGACTTACTTTTTTACTTGAAGCGGATAGAGATTCAATTCAATCAAATGTATATGTTTCAATAATAATTAATAAAAAAGATGAACAAGAAATGGATAAGCTTATTAAAAGTGCTACCTCTAATCTACAACAAGTAAAAGATAGATTTGATAAATTTAAAAAACTTCTTTTCCCTGAAATGCAAGATAAAAAAGAGAAATTTGATAACTTCTATAAGTTATATTCAAAAATAAAAAGTGATACAGAGAATCTTTTAGGTATGATAGAAGAAAAGAAATTTAAAGAAGCTAAAAAGTATTATTTCGAACATTATTTAAATGATTATAATGTAATGCGGGGAGTTCTAGATTCTTTTACAGAGGATACATATAAAGTAATAGCAAAAAATCAAATTAATACAGATAGCGCAATAGCTTCATCTCTTACTACTTTTATTATAGTATCAGTTTTTAGTATTTTAGTTGCAATATTTTTCTCTTTTTATTTAAGTAGAGTAATTAAAGTTAGAATAAGTGATTTTAATAAAGGATTATTAGGCTTTTTCTCATATTTAAATAATGAAACTTCAGATGTTAAACTATTGAGTACAAAAGAAAATGATGAAATAGCAAAATTATCAGAAATTGTAAATGAAAATATAGAAAATACTAAAACTCTACTAGAAAAAGATACAGCTATAATAAATGATGTTAAGCGTGTAGTTGAAGAAGTAAAAAGTGGTAATTTAGATAATAAAGTAAACCTATCAACTCATAATAAAGGTTTAGAAGAATTAAAAACTAGTTTAAATGAGATGTTAGATTCAATGTCAAAAGCAATATCAAATGATTTAAATAAAATAAAAATTGCATTAGAAGAGTTCCAAAAATTAAATTTTACTCATAGAATAGAAAATGCAACAGGTGGGACTGTTGATGGATTAAATGATCTTGCAAATATTATTAATGATATGCTTGTAAATAATAAGACAAATGGTATAACTTTACAAAATAGCGCTACAACTTTACTTGAAAATGTAGATATATTAAGTAAATCATCAAATGAAGCAGCAGCAAGTTTAGAAGAAACTGCAGCAGCTATTGAACAAATCACTTCAAATATTAGACATAATACTGAGAATGTTGTAAAAATGGCAAGTAATGCAAATGAACTTAAATCTTCTGCAAATGAAGGTGAAAACTTAGCTACACAAACTACAAAAGCTATGGATGCAATAAATGAACAAACACAAGCCATTGCAGAAGCAATAACAGTAATTGATCAAATAGCATTCCAAACAAATATTTTAAGTTTAAATGCAGCAGTAGAAGCAGCAACAGCTGGTGAAGCAGGAAAAGGATTTGCTGTAGTTGCACAAGAAGTAAGAAACCTAGCTTCAAGAAGTGCAGAAGCAGCAAAAGAGATTAAAGATCTTGTAGAAAATGCAACATCAAAAGCAAATGATGGTAAAAATATATCAGATAAAATGATAACTGGCTACTCTAGTTTAAATAAAAATATATCTTTAACTTTAGATTTAATTGGTGATGTTGAAACTGCAAGTAAAGAGCAGCAAACAGGAATTAGTCAAATTAATGATACAGTTAATATGTTAGATAGACAAACACAACAAAATGCATCAGTAGCAAGTGAGACAAAAACAATCGCAGATGAAACTTCAAAAATAGCAAATGATATTGTAAAAGATGCAAATGAGAAAAACTTTATTGGAAAAGATGATATAGATAAAAATAAAAGAAAAATTCAATCATCTTCTGTAAGTAAAAGTAAACCTTCTTTGAATACAAAACAAAGTGAACCTATAAAATCACAAAAAGTAGATACAAAATCAAAAACAATTAAAGATACTTCAAGTGATGATGAATGGGAGAGTTTTTAA
- a CDS encoding YkgJ family cysteine cluster protein → MKTFEKIKSDTFYFNSCEGCEAKCCDGRFGSLFAQITLEDFEKVYEIFPILFIYGELNFLKPVILLTNGKSLCKYNKDFKCTIYEKRPSICKNYPLSAHLDNSIYIDKSCPALNSNNGLKIVEDGQIKNNFNNYDFHNYQEKYIKMHFYFDKFNKKNNLKPIIFLNNVQFYSFKNNLNDYYIELQIKSLKNIDTYYNI, encoded by the coding sequence ATGAAAACTTTTGAAAAGATAAAATCTGATACTTTTTATTTTAATTCTTGTGAAGGATGTGAAGCAAAATGTTGTGATGGGAGATTCGGATCTTTATTTGCGCAAATAACTTTAGAAGATTTTGAAAAAGTTTATGAAATCTTTCCAATTCTATTTATTTATGGAGAATTGAATTTTTTAAAACCTGTAATATTATTAACAAATGGAAAATCCCTTTGTAAATATAATAAAGATTTTAAATGTACAATTTATGAAAAAAGACCATCAATTTGTAAAAACTACCCATTAAGTGCACACTTAGACAATTCTATTTATATTGATAAATCTTGCCCAGCTCTTAATTCAAATAATGGCTTAAAAATTGTAGAAGATGGACAAATTAAAAACAATTTTAATAATTATGATTTTCACAATTATCAGGAAAAATATATAAAAATGCATTTTTATTTTGATAAATTTAATAAAAAAAATAATCTGAAACCTATTATTTTTCTAAATAATGTTCAATTTTATAGTTTCAAAAACAACCTAAATGACTACTATATAGAGCTTCAAATAAAATCACTTAAAAATATAGATACTTATTACAATATTTAA
- a CDS encoding inositol monophosphatase family protein: MKKRLIKIIKEASKILVKGYHKDKEVQFKAKKDLVTKYDVAVENYLKKEFSKYFKEFNIIAEESDNKDLIFENSIIIDPIDGTTNFVNGVPHTAISVGVYKNKKPFIGIVYNPILDELYYAKVNKGAYLNGKRISVSKEKDFQKSLIATGFPYSNGSCQDDLNIVIKQMKNILPNCQDIRRLGSAALDLCYIARGTYEGYYEMNLKAWDVSAGIIILSEAGGKVTNEKGNKYKLFEDKYIIASNKKIHKFFIEQLNK, encoded by the coding sequence ATGAAAAAAAGATTAATTAAAATTATAAAAGAAGCTTCTAAAATATTAGTTAAGGGATATCACAAAGATAAAGAAGTTCAATTTAAAGCAAAAAAAGACCTTGTAACCAAATATGATGTTGCAGTTGAAAACTATTTAAAAAAAGAGTTTTCTAAATATTTTAAAGAGTTTAATATTATTGCAGAAGAATCAGATAATAAAGATTTAATATTTGAAAATTCAATTATCATTGATCCAATTGATGGAACTACAAATTTTGTAAATGGTGTTCCTCATACTGCAATTTCTGTAGGAGTTTATAAAAATAAAAAACCTTTTATTGGTATTGTTTACAATCCAATTTTAGATGAATTGTATTATGCAAAAGTTAATAAAGGTGCATATTTAAATGGTAAAAGAATATCTGTTTCTAAAGAAAAAGATTTTCAAAAGTCTTTAATTGCTACTGGTTTTCCTTATTCAAATGGGAGTTGCCAAGATGATCTAAATATAGTAATAAAACAGATGAAAAATATATTACCAAATTGTCAAGATATAAGAAGATTAGGTTCTGCTGCACTTGATTTATGCTATATTGCAAGAGGAACTTATGAAGGTTATTATGAAATGAATTTAAAAGCATGGGATGTAAGTGCTGGAATTATTATCTTAAGTGAGGCTGGTGGAAAGGTAACAAATGAAAAAGGTAATAAATATAAACTATTTGAAGATAAATATATAATAGCTTCTAATAAAAAAATACATAAATTTTTTATTGAACAGTTAAATAAGTAG
- the glmS gene encoding glutamine--fructose-6-phosphate transaminase (isomerizing), whose product MCGIVGYIGNKNTTKILLDGLKELEYRGYDSAGLALVNENDIEIYKALGKLENLKEKTKNILDENFELGIGHTRWATHGKPTELNAHPHCGQYSYIVHNGIIENYKEIKDYLISQGDKFISQTDTEVIVHLFENINNKINDTKQAFKDTISQLKGAFSILLVTKADPGKIFFFKHGSPLILAKGNEPQEILFGSSDAALIGLAQDAIYLEDGVGGVVSKDEIDIFSDNYIWSKLPSSKQFAQKNGYRFFMEKEIYEQSDVVSDCMLGRVKNNSINFDEIDESILDGINEIKICACGTSYHASMAATYLFERLSKVKCNVEVASEFRYKEPLLTNDTLFIVVSQSGETADTLEALKMAKNAGLKTLVICNVDNSSMTRVADATILTRAGIEKGVASTKAFSTQAIVLWMLSLYFAKIKNSISHDLIKKEINAIIQVPKVLIVENKLHEKTRRLSKRYLHGHGFFFIGRDVFYPLAIEGALKLKEISYLHAEGYPAGEMKHGPIALADPELFTIALMPKNTLYDKVKSNVEELSARDSTICSISPLEFELSDDFIKTNDRDHYMLEFFEMLVVLQLLSMEISIRLGNDVDMPRNLAKSVTVE is encoded by the coding sequence ATGTGTGGAATTGTAGGTTATATTGGTAATAAAAACACAACAAAAATTTTACTAGATGGTTTAAAAGAGCTTGAATATAGAGGATATGATTCAGCTGGATTAGCTTTAGTAAATGAGAATGATATAGAAATATATAAAGCCTTAGGAAAATTAGAAAACTTAAAAGAAAAAACTAAAAATATTTTAGATGAAAACTTTGAGTTAGGAATTGGACATACTAGATGGGCAACTCATGGTAAACCTACAGAATTAAATGCACACCCACACTGTGGACAATATTCATATATTGTACATAATGGAATTATTGAAAACTATAAAGAGATAAAAGATTATTTAATTTCTCAAGGTGATAAATTTATCTCGCAAACTGATACAGAAGTAATAGTTCACTTATTTGAAAATATTAATAATAAAATTAATGATACAAAACAAGCTTTTAAAGATACAATATCGCAACTAAAAGGTGCTTTTTCTATACTTTTAGTTACAAAAGCAGATCCAGGAAAAATATTTTTCTTTAAACATGGAAGTCCTTTAATACTTGCAAAAGGTAATGAACCACAGGAGATTCTGTTTGGTTCTTCTGATGCTGCATTAATTGGATTAGCACAAGATGCTATTTATTTAGAAGATGGTGTTGGTGGTGTTGTAAGTAAAGATGAAATAGATATTTTTAGTGATAATTATATTTGGAGTAAACTTCCAAGTTCAAAACAATTTGCTCAAAAAAATGGATATAGATTTTTTATGGAAAAAGAGATTTATGAGCAAAGTGATGTTGTAAGTGATTGTATGCTTGGTAGAGTAAAAAATAACTCTATAAATTTTGATGAAATTGATGAGTCTATATTAGATGGTATTAATGAAATTAAAATATGTGCATGTGGTACAAGTTATCACGCAAGTATGGCAGCCACTTATTTGTTTGAAAGATTAAGTAAAGTTAAATGTAATGTAGAAGTTGCAAGTGAATTTAGATATAAAGAGCCATTACTGACAAATGATACTCTTTTTATAGTTGTATCACAAAGTGGTGAAACAGCAGATACACTAGAAGCTTTAAAGATGGCAAAAAATGCTGGACTTAAAACTTTAGTAATTTGTAATGTTGATAATTCATCTATGACAAGAGTTGCAGATGCAACAATTCTAACAAGAGCTGGAATAGAAAAGGGTGTTGCATCAACAAAAGCTTTTTCTACACAAGCAATTGTGTTATGGATGTTATCTTTATATTTCGCAAAAATAAAAAATAGTATTTCTCATGATTTAATAAAAAAAGAGATAAATGCTATTATTCAAGTTCCTAAAGTATTGATTGTAGAAAATAAACTACATGAAAAAACAAGAAGATTATCTAAAAGGTATCTTCATGGACATGGTTTCTTTTTTATTGGAAGAGATGTATTTTATCCACTTGCAATTGAAGGTGCTTTAAAACTTAAAGAGATTTCATATTTACATGCTGAAGGTTATCCTGCAGGTGAAATGAAACATGGACCAATTGCTTTAGCAGACCCAGAGTTGTTTACTATTGCATTGATGCCAAAAAATACTCTTTATGATAAAGTTAAATCAAATGTTGAAGAATTAAGTGCTAGAGATAGCACTATTTGCTCTATTTCACCACTTGAATTTGAATTAAGTGATGATTTTATTAAAACAAATGATAGAGATCATTATATGCTTGAATTTTTTGAAATGTTAGTTGTTTTACAACTTTTATCTATGGAAATTTCTATAAGATTAGGAAATGATGTAGATATGCCAAGAAATTTAGCTAAGTCTGTAACTGTAGAGTAG
- the metK gene encoding methionine adenosyltransferase yields the protein MENKKQYLFTSEVVSPGHPDKCADIIADTIVDKLIIADKNSRVASEVFVAGKNVVIGGEVKSTCNLTNEDYEKLVKDALAKIGYDGKSSFTKEQCLHPDDVNVQVLLNQQSPDISQGVDQATGDIGAGDQGIMFGFASTETADLMPAAITYARMLCDKVYNYALNHKHKLGVDIKTQVTVDYGTKENFENCKPQKIHTIVVSAPSVEGMSIQEVRTLIQGLIDDTGLPTSVYDKDNTIIHINPTGRYVSHSSLHDSGLTGRKLIVDSFGGYAPIGGGAQSSKDYTKVDRSGLYAGRWLAKQIVGAGLAKKAVVQISYAIGVARPTSVSVDTMGTYTSVDDDTLSQFVMDNYPLTPRWITEKFGLDKPSDKTFLYADVASRGQVGQSDYPWEKLDEIEKFKSIKK from the coding sequence ATGGAAAACAAAAAACAATATTTATTTACTTCAGAAGTAGTAAGTCCTGGACATCCAGATAAGTGTGCAGATATAATTGCAGATACTATTGTTGATAAATTAATAATTGCAGATAAAAATAGTAGAGTTGCATCTGAAGTATTTGTTGCTGGAAAAAATGTTGTAATTGGTGGAGAAGTAAAATCTACTTGCAACTTAACAAATGAAGATTATGAAAAATTAGTAAAAGATGCTCTTGCAAAAATTGGTTATGATGGAAAATCATCTTTTACAAAAGAACAATGTTTACATCCTGATGATGTAAATGTTCAAGTTTTATTAAACCAACAAAGCCCTGATATTTCTCAAGGAGTTGATCAAGCAACTGGAGATATTGGAGCAGGTGATCAAGGAATTATGTTTGGTTTTGCCTCAACTGAAACAGCTGATTTAATGCCTGCAGCGATTACTTATGCAAGAATGTTATGTGATAAAGTATATAATTATGCATTAAATCATAAACATAAGCTTGGTGTTGATATTAAAACACAAGTTACGGTTGATTATGGAACAAAAGAGAATTTTGAAAATTGTAAACCACAAAAGATTCATACGATAGTTGTAAGTGCACCTTCTGTTGAGGGTATGTCAATACAAGAAGTTAGAACATTAATTCAAGGTTTAATTGATGATACTGGTTTACCAACAAGTGTTTATGATAAAGATAATACAATTATTCATATAAATCCAACTGGAAGATATGTGTCTCATTCATCTTTACATGATAGTGGATTAACAGGAAGAAAATTGATTGTTGATTCGTTTGGTGGATATGCACCTATTGGTGGAGGAGCTCAAAGTTCTAAAGATTATACAAAAGTTGATAGAAGTGGACTTTATGCAGGAAGATGGTTAGCAAAACAAATTGTTGGTGCTGGACTTGCTAAAAAAGCAGTAGTTCAAATCTCTTATGCAATTGGTGTTGCTAGACCTACTTCTGTATCTGTTGATACAATGGGTACATATACAAGTGTAGATGATGATACTTTATCTCAATTTGTAATGGATAATTATCCATTAACTCCAAGATGGATTACTGAAAAATTTGGACTTGACAAACCTTCTGATAAGACTTTTCTTTATGCAGATGTTGCAAGTAGAGGACAAGTTGGACAAAGTGATTACCCTTGGGAAAAACTTGATGAAATAGAAAAATTTAAAAGTATAAAAAAATAA
- the accD gene encoding acetyl-CoA carboxylase, carboxyltransferase subunit beta, whose product MDLKNLFSKISFDRKKEQPTTKDAPSHWIKCPECHALMFFKEVENQDNICPKCNFHMRIGAKRRLEILTDKDSFVEYDADLKPVDPLNFVDKKSYKKRIEEGKNKTGRTSSVVSGECTINSKPVQIVVFDFAFMGGSLGSVEGEKIVRAVNRAIEKQQGIIIISASGGARMQESTFSLMQMAKTSAALKKLDSHGLPYISVLTDPTLGGVSASFAFLGDVIIAEPGALIGFAGQRVIKQTIGADLPEGFQRAEFLLEKGSIDMVVNRSNMKKTLSDLLTMFYKDTNQAS is encoded by the coding sequence ATGGATTTAAAAAACTTATTTAGCAAAATATCATTTGACAGAAAAAAAGAGCAACCAACTACAAAAGATGCTCCATCACACTGGATAAAGTGTCCTGAATGTCATGCTTTAATGTTTTTTAAAGAGGTAGAGAATCAAGATAATATTTGCCCTAAATGTAATTTTCATATGAGAATAGGTGCAAAAAGAAGGTTGGAAATATTAACAGATAAAGACTCTTTTGTTGAATATGATGCTGATTTAAAACCAGTAGATCCATTAAATTTTGTTGATAAAAAATCTTATAAAAAAAGAATTGAAGAAGGTAAAAATAAAACAGGAAGAACTTCTTCTGTTGTAAGTGGTGAATGTACTATAAATTCTAAACCAGTTCAAATTGTAGTATTTGATTTTGCTTTTATGGGTGGAAGTTTAGGTTCTGTTGAAGGTGAAAAAATTGTAAGAGCTGTAAATAGAGCAATTGAAAAACAACAGGGTATTATAATTATTTCTGCTTCGGGTGGAGCAAGAATGCAAGAATCAACATTTTCTTTAATGCAAATGGCAAAAACTTCTGCTGCTCTTAAAAAGTTAGATTCGCATGGTTTACCTTATATTTCTGTTTTAACTGATCCAACACTAGGTGGAGTTTCTGCATCATTTGCATTTTTAGGTGATGTAATTATTGCAGAACCAGGAGCATTAATTGGCTTTGCAGGACAAAGAGTTATTAAACAAACAATTGGTGCAGATTTACCAGAAGGATTTCAAAGAGCAGAATTTTTACTTGAAAAAGGTTCGATTGATATGGTTGTAAATAGATCAAATATGAAAAAAACATTAAGTGATTTATTGACAATGTTTTATAAAGATACAAATCAAGCTAGCTAA
- a CDS encoding thiamine phosphate synthase: MNKTKLESLLNLNLKDSFNNLYVLCDYETLQKKEISLEKFVFLCKQKDVKLVQYRDKINSNSTQILNLEYLKENLDIPIIINDKIELIDNADGLHLGQEDIYKYHKDKKIAVKLIRAKIKNKLLGLSTHNEIEILQANELDLDMIGLGAYKATKTKNVPCLLGDNIIYLSKISKHPVCAIGGVKIEDKIPNVQFNVVGSAFYEN, translated from the coding sequence ATGAATAAAACGAAATTAGAGAGTCTTTTAAATTTAAATTTGAAAGATTCTTTTAATAATTTATATGTACTTTGTGATTACGAAACTCTTCAAAAAAAAGAAATATCTTTAGAAAAATTTGTATTTTTATGTAAACAAAAAGATGTAAAATTAGTTCAATATAGAGATAAAATAAATTCTAACTCAACTCAAATATTAAATTTAGAATATTTAAAAGAAAACCTAGATATACCAATTATTATTAATGATAAAATAGAATTAATAGATAATGCAGATGGTTTACACTTAGGTCAAGAAGATATTTACAAATATCATAAAGATAAAAAGATTGCAGTTAAACTAATAAGAGCAAAAATAAAAAATAAACTACTTGGACTATCAACTCATAATGAAATTGAAATTTTACAAGCAAATGAACTTGATCTTGATATGATAGGGTTGGGAGCATATAAAGCTACAAAAACAAAAAATGTACCATGCTTATTAGGTGATAATATTATATATTTATCAAAAATATCAAAACACCCAGTTTGTGCAATTGGTGGAGTAAAAATTGAAGATAAGATACCAAATGTCCAATTTAATGTGGTAGGAAGTGCTTTTTATGAAAATTAA
- a CDS encoding 23S rRNA (pseudouridine(1915)-N(3))-methyltransferase RlmH produces MKINVYAIMKPSNDEFEKLIKEFIKMSSKYAKVEAHYIFNKKISKSQTINEDDAKRSYSEVYEPLLKSSSLNIALDVLGKKVDSFKFANFFHENSEINFFIGGAYGFERQFLTKCDKIISLSELTMAHKVAHLVLMEQIFRGLCIKNNHPYHK; encoded by the coding sequence ATGAAAATTAATGTTTATGCAATTATGAAGCCATCAAATGATGAATTTGAGAAGTTAATAAAAGAGTTTATAAAAATGAGTTCAAAATATGCAAAAGTAGAAGCACATTATATTTTTAATAAAAAAATTTCAAAATCTCAAACAATAAATGAAGATGATGCAAAAAGATCATATAGTGAAGTTTATGAACCATTATTAAAAAGTTCAAGTTTAAATATTGCTTTGGATGTATTAGGCAAAAAAGTTGATAGTTTTAAATTTGCTAATTTTTTTCATGAAAATTCAGAAATTAATTTTTTTATAGGTGGAGCATACGGTTTTGAAAGGCAGTTTTTAACTAAATGTGATAAAATAATAAGTCTAAGTGAATTAACTATGGCTCATAAGGTTGCGCATTTAGTTTTGATGGAACAAATATTTAGAGGTTTGTGCATAAAAAACAATCATCCTTATCATAAATAA
- the dksA gene encoding RNA polymerase-binding protein DksA: MANTKQIDELRQALLSRQELIIKNIEGSRNSINSMRDVECNDDYDYAEISSDSFKEGIIANQQLKELEEIEDALKRIKDGTYGICEMCDEAIAIGRLRAKPFAKFCTPCREIYEVERQ, translated from the coding sequence GTGGCAAATACAAAACAAATTGATGAGCTGAGGCAAGCTTTATTAAGTAGGCAAGAGTTGATTATTAAGAATATTGAAGGTAGTCGAAATAGTATTAATTCAATGAGAGATGTTGAATGTAATGATGATTACGATTATGCGGAGATTTCAAGTGATAGTTTTAAAGAGGGAATTATTGCAAATCAACAATTAAAAGAGTTAGAAGAGATAGAAGACGCTTTAAAAAGAATTAAAGATGGCACTTATGGAATTTGTGAAATGTGCGATGAGGCAATTGCAATTGGAAGATTAAGAGCAAAACCTTTTGCAAAATTTTGTACACCTTGTAGAGAAATATATGAGGTAGAGCGACAATAA